One part of the Solanum dulcamara chromosome 3, daSolDulc1.2, whole genome shotgun sequence genome encodes these proteins:
- the LOC129882817 gene encoding 40S ribosomal protein S24-1: protein MADKAVTIRTRKFMTNRLLARKQFVIDVLHPGRANVSKAELKEKLARMYEVKDPNAIFVFKFRTHFGGGKSTGFGLIYDSVENAKKYEPKYRLIRNGLDTKVEKSRKQMKERKNRAKKIRGVKKTKAGDAKKK from the exons ATGGCGGACAAGGCAGTGACTATTAGAACTAGGAAGTTCATGACCAATAGGTTGCTTGCAAGGAAACAATTC GTTATCGATGTCTTGCATCCTGGAAGAGCTAATGTTTCCAAG gctgagttgaaagaaaaattggCAAGGATGTATGAAGTGAAAGATCCAAATGCCATCTTTGTGTTCAAGTTCAGAACCCACTTTGGAGGAGGCAAATCTACTGGCTTTGGTTTGATCTATGACTCTGTTGAGAATGCTAAGAAGTATGAGCCGAAGTACAGGCTGATCAGG AATGGATTGGACACTAAGGTGGAGAAGTCCAGGAAGCAAATGAAGGAGAGGAAGAACAGAGCCAAGAAAATCCGTGGTGTTAAGAAG ACAAAGGCAGGAGATGCCAAGAAGAAATGA
- the LOC129883648 gene encoding uncharacterized protein LOC129883648, with product MASTVNLFIFLISIFICTANPTFCSTSESRRQLLLTPSPSPSPSPSPSPLPLVVILSNLGFNDLANASLNSSISTINFPLTIFAPTDSSLLTCPSCSIPLLLQEHSVLGLYSFHFLQSLAFGTKIETLAPTRCLTITPSRSRNSSKAVFVNGVEITKPDIYNNGFIIFHGIQGYVSHLSPISCRIESMTTLSFPFLPPPTAAFAATRSMLKDVMGRLRTGGYTMVALAMRVKYPELSDLKLMTIFAMDDSSIFGVGIGHEYVANLGFHIVPNRLLMASELMELAPNTELMTMDKGGKLVVTTAGGNGPLVPMRINYVKVKNFDLVYNKRIVVHGLSRPFPRIRLHQQADESTRISVRFSSTVK from the coding sequence atGGCGTCCACTGTTAATCTCTTCATCTTCCTCATTTCCATTTTCATCTGCACCGCAAACCCAACGTTCTGTTCAACATCAGAATCTCGTCGTCAACTTCTGCTAACTCCATCTCCATCTCCATCTCCATCTCCATCTCCATCACCACTTCCATTGGTCGTCATCCTCTCAAATCTTGGATTCAATGACCTCGCCAATGCTTCTCTCAATTCCAGCATCTCCACCATTAATTTCCCACTTACCATTTTCGCCCCAACCGATTCCTCCCTCCTTACTTGCCCTTCCTGCTCCATTccccttcttcttcaagaacactCTGTTCTTGGTCTCTACTCATTTCACTTCCTCCAGAGTTTAGCATTTGGTACCAAGATTGAAACTTTAGCCCCAACTCGTTGTCTCACGATTACCCCATCTCGATCCAGAAATTCCTCAAAGGCAGTGTTCGTTAATGGGGTGGAAATTACTAAACCGGACATCTACAACAATGGGTTCATCATTTTTCACGGTATACAGGGGTACGTCTCTCATCTTTCTCCAATTTCTTGCAGAATTGAGAGTATGACTACTTTATCCTTCCCATTTCTTCCGCCACCCACGGCGGCGTTTGCTGCCACGCGCTCGATGTTAAAAGATGTTATGGGTCGTTTGCGTACCGGTGGTTACACTATGGTGGCACTTGCTATGAGGGTTAAGTACCCTGAGCTATCGGATTTAAAATTGATGACTATTTTTGCAATGGATGATTCGTCTATATTTGGTGTTGGAATTGGGCATGAGTATGTAGCAAATCTTGGGTTTCATATTGTGCCTAATAGGCTTTTAATGGCGTCTGAGTTGATGGAATTGGCTCCTAATACAGAGCTGATGACAATGGACAAAGGGGGGAAATTGGTGGTGACTACTGCAGGTGGCAATGGTCCTTTGGTTCCAATGAGGATCAATTATGTTAAAGTCAAGAATTTCGATCTTGTTTACAATAAAAGGATTGTTGTTCATGGACTCTCAAGGCCATTTCCGCGTATTCGTCTTCATCAACAAGCTGATGAATCCACAAGGATTTCAGTTAGATTCTCGAGTACTGTGAAATGA